One genomic segment of Salminus brasiliensis chromosome 6, fSalBra1.hap2, whole genome shotgun sequence includes these proteins:
- the plekha2 gene encoding pleckstrin homology domain-containing family A member 2 — MPYLDRQNRICGFLDIEENESTGKFYRRYFILDTSRNSLFWYMDNPQNLPEGAGFVGSLRLSYISKVSEVSIKQKPKTEFCFVINALSRRYFLQANDAADLKEWVIALNKATKITVPKISPVAQSTDAATVTSQTQSTSRQAYKTEIVGGVVVHTPVQQNEADDVFTSEPSSHVTLRRCISLRPNVVRSGYCVKQGNVRKSWKRRFFILDDQAVSYYKNESDKDPLRSIRLRDIHKVHECLVKSGELLSRDNLFEIITNARTFYIQADTPEEMNGWIRDIALKIQDFRGPSKSCRFSGSAFSAQGKPPLVKSCSTAQSWQPWTPVPKHETQSKEEGQRESAFSSLPSLSHTGESMESQVRQRHHSQPQPTKDTDFPLDRHIRTTDV, encoded by the exons ATGCCTTATCTGGACAGACAGAACCGCATCTGTGGATTCTTGGACATCGAGGAAAATGAGAGCACTGGGAAGTTCTACCGGCGCTACTTCATCCTGGACACCTCGCGCAACTCTCTCTTCTGGTACATGGACAATCCACAG AACTTACCAGAGGGAGCAGGCTTTGTTGGAAGTTTGCGTCTGAGTTACATTTCAAAG GTCAGCGAAGTGTCAATCAAGCAGAAACCCAAGACTGAATTCTGCTTTG TGATAAATGCACTGTCACGACGGTACTTCCTCCAAGCCAATGATGCGGCAGACTTAAAGGAGTGGGTCATCGCACTGAATAAGGCCACCAAAATCACA GTTCCCAAAATATCACCCGTTGCTCAGAGCACAGATGCCGCCACCGTGACGAGCCAAACTCAGTCGACATCTCGACAGGCCTACAAGACGGAGATTGTGGGAGGTGTTGTCGTCCACACACCGGTCCAACAG AACGAAGCAGATGATGTCTTCACTAGTGAACCGAGCTCACATGTAACGCTGAGAAGGTGCATAAGTCTACGCCCCAACGTTGTGAGATCAGGCTACTGCGTCAAACAAGGCAATGTG AGAAAAAGCTGGAAGAGGAGATTTTTCATTTTAGATGACCAGGCTGTGAGCTACTATAAAAATGAATCG GATAAAGACCCCTTGCGCAGCATTCGCTTGAGGGACATACACAAGGTTCATGAGTGCCTTGTAAAATCAGG GGAGCTGCTCTCACGTGATAACCTGTTTGAGATCATCACCAATGCAAGAACGTTCTACATCCAG GCAGACACTCCTGAGGAAATGAATGGCTGGATAAGAGATATTGCATTAAAAATCCAAGACTTCCGAGGACCATCAAAG agTTGTCGTTTCAGCGGTTCTGCGTTCTCCGCACAGGGGAAACCCCCGCTTGTAAAatcctgctccacagctcagtcgTGGCAGCCCTGGACCCCGGTCCCAAAGCACGAGACGCAGTCAAAGGAAGAAGGCCAGAGGGAGAGCGCTTTCTCCTCCCTGCCCTCCCTCTCGCACACAGGCGAGAGCATGGAGTCACAAGTACGCCAGAGGCACCACTCCCAGCCTCAGCCGACCAAGGACACAGACTTTCCTTTGGACAGACATATTCGCACCACTGATGTCTAA